Proteins encoded in a region of the Zunongwangia endophytica genome:
- a CDS encoding copper resistance protein NlpE N-terminal domain-containing protein — MRNFIAQQVIFLSVMTLLFSVSCKNENKGQPENTKAEWQQKSPKQKWDYAGSYQVTLPCTDCKGIVVELQLKEDGSYKIVQNYNENDDTAGEIKTESGQFKWSENDSLIILNNQKFRVSDNVLSWNNPEVERMAADSTKNYTLRMISKDSITK, encoded by the coding sequence ATGAGAAATTTTATCGCGCAACAGGTTATCTTTCTATCAGTTATGACTTTGTTATTTAGTGTTTCGTGCAAGAATGAAAATAAGGGACAACCCGAAAACACAAAGGCTGAGTGGCAGCAAAAGAGCCCAAAACAAAAATGGGATTATGCTGGTAGCTATCAGGTAACTTTACCGTGTACCGATTGTAAAGGTATCGTTGTGGAACTTCAGTTGAAAGAAGATGGTTCTTATAAAATTGTTCAGAATTATAACGAAAATGACGATACTGCCGGAGAAATAAAAACAGAAAGCGGACAATTTAAATGGAGTGAAAATGACTCACTAATCATATTGAACAATCAAAAATTTCGTGTTTCTGATAATGTGCTTTCCTGGAATAATCCCGAAGTCGAAAGAATGGCAGCAGATAGTACTAAAAACTATACGCTTAGAATGATCTCCAAAGATTCGATAACAAAATAA
- a CDS encoding ABC transporter permease, whose product MNFEFFIVKRLINANKDKSSISSPIIKIAITAIAIGVIMMLVSFATGLGLQEKIREKIAAFNGHIVITNYDNNSSEVTLEPVSINQDFYPDFESVSGITHVQGTATKAGIIRTADDFEGVIVKGVGGDYDWHYFKEFLVEGRLPDFSSNLNDEVLVSRYLANRLGLSLDDRAPTYFVREGKDRPLVRGFKIVGIYNSGFQDFDELYLIADLRHIQKLNNWEDDEVGNFEVFIDDFDKLDEKWNEVYLNTGSFLDAQNISQKYYNIFEWLSLFDFNIALIIGIMILVAGINMITALLVLILERTQMIGIFKALGTQDWSIRKIFLYNAGYLIFLGLFWGNLIGLGILFIQKYLKLIPLDPETYYVSEVPISIQWDYILAVNVGTLILCMIMLLIPSMIISKISPVKAIKFE is encoded by the coding sequence TTGAATTTTGAGTTTTTCATAGTAAAACGTTTAATAAACGCCAATAAGGATAAAAGTAGTATATCCTCACCTATAATAAAAATTGCGATTACAGCAATTGCGATAGGAGTGATTATGATGCTGGTTTCTTTTGCTACGGGGCTTGGGCTTCAGGAAAAAATAAGAGAAAAAATTGCCGCTTTTAATGGCCATATTGTAATTACGAATTACGATAATAACAGTAGCGAAGTTACTCTGGAACCAGTTTCTATAAATCAGGATTTTTATCCAGATTTTGAAAGTGTGAGCGGGATAACGCATGTGCAGGGTACAGCAACCAAAGCTGGGATTATAAGAACCGCAGATGATTTTGAAGGTGTGATCGTAAAAGGAGTAGGTGGCGATTACGACTGGCATTATTTTAAAGAATTTCTTGTAGAAGGCAGATTGCCTGATTTTTCTTCTAATTTAAATGATGAAGTTTTAGTTTCACGTTACTTAGCGAATAGACTTGGGTTATCACTTGATGATCGTGCGCCTACATATTTTGTGCGAGAAGGAAAAGATCGCCCTTTAGTAAGAGGATTTAAAATAGTTGGTATTTATAATTCAGGATTTCAGGATTTTGATGAGTTATATTTAATAGCAGATCTAAGGCATATTCAGAAACTAAATAATTGGGAAGACGACGAAGTTGGAAATTTTGAAGTTTTTATCGACGATTTTGATAAGCTTGATGAAAAGTGGAATGAAGTTTATTTAAATACCGGCTCTTTTTTAGATGCTCAAAATATTAGTCAGAAGTATTATAATATTTTCGAATGGCTTTCACTTTTCGATTTTAATATTGCGCTGATAATTGGTATTATGATCTTGGTTGCGGGAATAAATATGATCACTGCCTTATTGGTGTTGATCTTGGAAAGAACACAGATGATCGGAATTTTTAAAGCGCTAGGAACTCAAGATTGGTCGATTCGTAAGATTTTTTTATATAACGCCGGTTATCTAATCTTTCTAGGTTTGTTTTGGGGTAATCTTATTGGTCTTGGAATATTGTTTATTCAGAAATATCTAAAATTGATTCCTTTAGATCCTGAAACTTACTACGTGAGTGAAGTTCCTATTTCTATCCAGTGGGATTATATTTTGGCTGTGAATGTGGGTACTTTGATACTTTGTATGATAATGTTGTTGATACCCTCTATGATTATCTCAAAGATATCACCGGTAAAAGCGATAAAGTTCGAATAA
- a CDS encoding exo-beta-N-acetylmuramidase NamZ family protein has protein sequence MINRLFKSTFLFPLILILSCGNMEAEKKDPEKKPSIKEQVNDITSEEIEVGANRTEVYLPLLQNKKVGIVGNQSSLIQNKNKASIHLVDSLLALNVNLIKVFAPEHGFRGKADAGEKVEDGKDPKTGLPVISLYGSNKKPKSEQLKDIDILIFDLQDVGARFYTYISSLHYVMEACAENDIQLLVFDRPNPNGHYVDGPILEKEYQSFVGMHPIPTVHGLSMGEYAKMINGEGWLKNGISCDLKVITMLNYDHQKKYSLPVKPSPNLPNDKSINLYPSLCFFEGTNVNAGRGTDKQFQVFGSPYFNPEKFDYSYTPKSMDGSKNPKHLNVKCYGKDLSKTQYLNEINLEWLIVAYQNTKEKSKFFNSFFTKLAGTKKLQQQIENGLTAEAIKKTWQPGLEKFKDKRQQYLLY, from the coding sequence ATGATTAATCGGTTGTTCAAAAGTACATTTTTATTCCCTCTTATTTTAATTCTTTCCTGCGGAAACATGGAAGCTGAGAAAAAAGATCCTGAAAAAAAACCTTCTATTAAAGAACAGGTAAACGATATAACTTCAGAAGAAATTGAGGTAGGTGCTAATCGAACTGAAGTTTATCTACCACTTCTTCAGAATAAAAAAGTCGGTATAGTAGGTAATCAGTCTTCTTTAATTCAGAATAAAAATAAAGCGTCTATCCATTTAGTTGATTCTCTTTTAGCCTTAAATGTCAATCTAATTAAAGTTTTTGCGCCTGAACATGGCTTTAGAGGAAAAGCAGATGCCGGAGAGAAGGTTGAGGACGGTAAAGATCCTAAAACTGGCCTCCCGGTAATTTCTCTCTACGGAAGCAATAAAAAACCAAAATCAGAACAACTGAAGGATATAGATATTTTGATCTTCGATCTACAAGATGTTGGCGCAAGATTTTATACTTACATCTCTTCGCTACATTACGTAATGGAAGCTTGTGCCGAAAATGATATACAGCTTTTAGTATTTGATCGTCCAAATCCTAATGGTCACTATGTCGATGGTCCTATTTTAGAGAAAGAGTATCAAAGCTTTGTGGGCATGCATCCAATTCCAACCGTACACGGACTTAGCATGGGCGAATACGCAAAAATGATTAATGGTGAAGGCTGGTTAAAAAACGGAATTTCATGTGATCTTAAAGTGATAACCATGCTAAATTACGATCATCAAAAGAAATATAGCTTACCTGTAAAACCTTCTCCCAATTTACCCAACGATAAATCTATAAACCTCTACCCTAGTCTTTGCTTTTTTGAAGGCACCAATGTAAATGCAGGTCGTGGCACCGATAAACAATTTCAGGTTTTTGGATCACCATATTTTAATCCTGAAAAGTTCGATTACTCTTACACTCCAAAATCAATGGATGGCTCTAAAAACCCTAAACATTTAAATGTGAAATGCTACGGAAAAGATCTTAGTAAAACACAGTATTTAAATGAAATCAATTTAGAATGGTTAATAGTCGCTTACCAAAATACTAAGGAAAAATCGAAATTTTTTAATAGTTTTTTCACCAAACTTGCCGGTACAAAAAAACTTCAGCAACAAATCGAAAATGGATTAACTGCAGAAGCTATTAAAAAAACCTGGCAGCCGGGCCTTGAAAAGTTTAAAGACAAAAGACAACAATATTTGCTGTACTAA
- a CDS encoding YkgJ family cysteine cluster protein, whose translation MHEILKELPGKAKDKQKENKKFFSKLKKRPPKDLDVQMQEMHEEEFSRTNCLDCANCCKTTGPLFTNKDIERISKFLKLKPQQFIDQYLRVDEDKDYVLQEVPCAFLGHDNYCLIYEVRPKACREYPHTDRKDFHKISNLTIKNTAICPAAYNIIEEMKRRLKV comes from the coding sequence ATGCACGAAATATTAAAAGAGCTGCCAGGAAAGGCCAAAGATAAGCAGAAGGAAAATAAAAAGTTTTTTTCTAAGCTAAAGAAACGTCCACCAAAAGATTTAGACGTTCAAATGCAGGAAATGCATGAGGAAGAATTCTCTAGAACTAATTGTTTAGACTGCGCTAATTGCTGCAAAACTACCGGTCCGCTTTTTACGAATAAGGATATTGAACGCATCAGTAAATTCCTCAAACTGAAACCGCAGCAGTTTATCGATCAATATCTTCGGGTTGATGAAGATAAAGATTACGTATTACAGGAAGTTCCCTGTGCATTTTTAGGGCATGATAATTATTGTTTAATCTACGAAGTTCGGCCAAAAGCCTGCAGAGAATATCCACATACCGATAGAAAAGACTTCCATAAAATATCGAATCTTACTATAAAGAATACCGCGATTTGCCCAGCTGCTTATAATATTATTGAAGAAATGAAGAGGCGTTTGAAAGTTTAG
- a CDS encoding class I SAM-dependent methyltransferase produces the protein MKEKDIFGMAMKAFYFDKDETPIIVHSPDFDDDEIAIEYLFRSYSEMPKTEQKALQLSHGKVLDVGCGAGSHSLYLQQKGIDVKAIDTSEGSIAIAKERRVDNAKVQDFYAENEQYDTLLFLMNGTGIIGNLINTDNFLNICKELLKPEGQILIDSSDLSFLEDEEEPNDEFDRKYIGEIDFSISYKGKQSEYFPWLYLDFDMLKLAAKKNNFNCELIVEGDHFDYLAKLTLKND, from the coding sequence ATGAAGGAAAAAGATATCTTCGGGATGGCTATGAAAGCTTTCTATTTCGATAAAGATGAAACCCCTATTATTGTACATTCACCAGATTTTGATGACGATGAGATCGCTATCGAGTATCTCTTCAGAAGCTATTCTGAAATGCCTAAAACCGAGCAAAAAGCCTTGCAACTTTCGCATGGCAAAGTGTTGGATGTAGGTTGTGGTGCTGGTAGTCATTCGCTTTATCTTCAGCAAAAAGGAATTGATGTAAAAGCAATTGATACTTCTGAAGGTTCAATCGCTATAGCAAAAGAACGCAGAGTAGATAATGCTAAAGTGCAAGATTTTTATGCTGAAAATGAGCAATATGACACGCTTTTATTCTTAATGAATGGAACCGGCATTATAGGTAACCTCATCAACACCGATAACTTTTTAAACATTTGCAAAGAACTTTTAAAACCTGAAGGACAGATCTTAATAGATTCTTCAGACCTCAGCTTTTTGGAAGACGAAGAAGAACCTAATGACGAATTTGATCGTAAATATATTGGAGAGATCGACTTTAGTATAAGTTATAAAGGTAAGCAATCGGAATATTTTCCCTGGCTATATTTAGATTTTGACATGCTGAAATTGGCTGCTAAAAAGAATAATTTTAATTGCGAGTTAATAGTAGAAGGCGACCACTTTGATTATTTAGCCAAACTGACGCTAAAAAATGATTAA